In a single window of the Novosphingobium sp. IK01 genome:
- a CDS encoding response regulator, whose translation MKDTSPCVLVIDDDGAIRALLRRSLEEAGYRVCEADSAAQALLMREAQAPALALLDLGLPDRDGLDILPQLVGAGLAVVVLSARHAIAQKVAALDLGADDYVTKPFAPDEMLARVRTALRHRARLAGSAGGGTGGGGGTLLRFADVEIDLAARLVRKGGQEVHLAPKEYALLAELVRHAGQVVTHAQLLRTIWGPGHESDVEYLRVAARGIRRKLEGDRPTGASALRNEPGVGYRLDLAS comes from the coding sequence ATGAAGGACACATCACCGTGCGTGCTGGTGATCGACGACGATGGCGCGATCCGCGCGCTTTTGCGGCGCAGCCTCGAGGAAGCCGGCTACCGCGTCTGCGAGGCCGACAGCGCGGCGCAGGCCCTGCTCATGCGCGAGGCACAGGCCCCCGCGCTCGCCCTGCTCGACCTCGGCCTGCCCGACCGCGACGGGCTGGACATCCTGCCCCAACTGGTCGGGGCGGGCCTTGCCGTGGTCGTGCTGTCCGCGCGCCATGCCATCGCGCAGAAGGTTGCCGCGCTCGATCTGGGCGCCGATGACTATGTGACCAAGCCTTTTGCGCCCGATGAAATGCTCGCCCGCGTGCGGACCGCCTTGCGCCACCGGGCGCGGCTGGCGGGCAGCGCGGGCGGGGGCACGGGTGGGGGGGGGGGAACGCTCCTGCGGTTCGCCGATGTCGAGATCGATCTGGCCGCGCGGCTGGTGCGCAAGGGCGGGCAGGAAGTCCACCTCGCGCCCAAGGAATATGCGCTTCTGGCCGAACTGGTGCGCCATGCCGGGCAGGTCGTCACCCATGCCCAGCTGCTGCGCACGATCTGGGGGCCGGGCCATGAAAGCGATGTCGAATATCTGCGCGTGGCCGCGCGCGGCATCCGGCGCAAGCTGGAGGGGGACCGTCCGACCGGGGCCTCCGCGCTGCGCAACGAACCGGGGGTCGGCTATCGGCTCGATCTGGCGTCTTGA
- a CDS encoding sensor histidine kinase: MPAPLRRFVALRDGIYAFFTRGFTPGFMRVFMSRFLPRAGLASPLASRPRALALASLTRMSRLAAFRTMMNQGEPDGHASAAGLVACVALVVLVTLVGLVLFARAGIADIGLLYLVPVMFAAIRLGMRPGLLTGVLSALTYNFFFIPPRFTLAVANPSHFITLVILLGVALVGSHMAGQLREQTQLAEARAGRDALLVGFAGRLMAVTRREALWPFLAEEIDKVFGLRVMIVAPDRAGGLVLVGGSGAHERLDLLEATAAQWSFESGRTVGPGGFVPTASEWLFLPVPGTAGPLAVVGVGSAHVDRPLHGEQVPLMESLLAQAGLALARMALEEENIALGRVQERERLRGALLSSIGHDLRTPLTTVLGTLRALRPRDADQALALASARGEAERLDRFVANLLDMVRIETGTLRREAEPVDLAEACEAALDHLAPTTLCDLVELAVPRDLPLVMVDPRLLHHCLINLIDNAMRHGGASGGGASGGGANGPIRIEADWQKDGGIEVAVCDCGPGLPPGEEDRIFGMFTRLEGSDRKGGTGLGLAIVKGFADAMGLEVRAGNRARGEGARGEGMGGGARFSLRVPPHLVRPVDDDTDSGAENGA; this comes from the coding sequence ATGCCCGCGCCGCTACGCCGCTTCGTGGCGCTTCGCGACGGAATTTACGCATTCTTTACGCGGGGCTTCACGCCCGGCTTCATGCGGGTCTTCATGTCGCGCTTTCTGCCGCGCGCCGGGCTCGCTTCCCCACTTGCCTCTCGACCCCGTGCGCTTGCGCTGGCATCCCTCACGCGCATGAGCAGGCTGGCCGCGTTTCGTACCATGATGAATCAGGGGGAGCCTGACGGGCACGCATCGGCCGCCGGTCTGGTGGCCTGTGTCGCGCTGGTGGTGCTGGTCACGCTGGTCGGGCTGGTCCTGTTTGCGCGGGCGGGCATTGCCGATATCGGGCTGCTCTATCTGGTGCCGGTGATGTTCGCGGCGATCCGGCTGGGGATGCGGCCGGGGCTGCTGACCGGGGTGCTTTCGGCACTGACCTATAACTTCTTCTTTATTCCGCCCCGTTTCACACTCGCGGTGGCCAACCCTTCGCATTTCATCACGCTGGTGATCCTGCTCGGGGTGGCGCTGGTGGGCAGCCACATGGCCGGGCAACTGCGCGAACAGACCCAGTTGGCCGAGGCGCGCGCCGGGCGCGACGCCTTGCTGGTGGGCTTTGCCGGGCGGCTCATGGCGGTGACCCGGCGCGAGGCGCTCTGGCCGTTTCTGGCCGAAGAGATCGACAAGGTGTTCGGGCTGCGGGTCATGATCGTGGCCCCGGACAGGGCGGGAGGGCTGGTGCTGGTCGGCGGGAGCGGCGCACACGAGCGGCTCGACCTGCTTGAGGCCACCGCCGCGCAGTGGTCTTTTGAAAGCGGGCGGACCGTCGGGCCGGGCGGCTTCGTGCCGACCGCTTCGGAATGGCTGTTCCTGCCCGTGCCGGGGACCGCCGGGCCGCTTGCGGTCGTGGGGGTGGGCAGCGCGCACGTCGACCGCCCGCTCCATGGCGAACAGGTGCCGCTGATGGAAAGCCTGCTTGCCCAGGCGGGGCTGGCGCTCGCGCGGATGGCGCTGGAGGAGGAAAACATCGCGCTGGGCCGCGTGCAGGAACGCGAGCGGCTGCGCGGGGCGCTGCTCTCGTCGATCGGCCACGACTTGCGCACCCCGCTCACGACCGTTCTGGGCACCTTGCGCGCGCTGCGTCCGCGCGATGCCGACCAGGCCCTGGCCCTTGCCAGTGCGCGCGGCGAGGCCGAGCGACTCGACCGGTTCGTGGCCAACCTGCTCGACATGGTGCGGATCGAGACGGGCACCTTGCGGCGCGAGGCCGAGCCGGTCGATCTGGCCGAAGCCTGCGAGGCCGCGCTCGACCATCTGGCGCCGACCACCTTGTGCGATCTTGTGGAACTGGCCGTCCCGCGCGACCTGCCGCTGGTGATGGTCGATCCCCGGTTGCTGCACCATTGCCTGATCAACCTGATCGACAATGCCATGCGGCATGGTGGCGCAAGTGGGGGTGGAGCAAGTGGGGGTGGCGCAAATGGGCCGATCCGCATCGAGGCGGACTGGCAAAAGGATGGCGGAATCGAAGTGGCGGTCTGCGATTGCGGGCCGGGCCTTCCGCCGGGCGAGGAGGACCGGATCTTCGGCATGTTCACCCGGCTCGAAGGTTCCGACCGCAAGGGGGGCACCGGGCTCGGGCTGGCCATCGTCAAGGGCTTTGCCGATGCCATGGGGCTGGAGGTTCGCGCCGGGAACCGGGCCAGAGGGGAGGGGGCCAGAGGGGAAGGGATGGGCGGGGGCGCGCGGTTCAGCTTGCGCGTGCCGCCCCATCTCGTACGGCCGGTTGACGATGACACGGATTCCGGCGCGGAGAACGGGGCATGA
- a CDS encoding potassium transporter Kup encodes MPLAVGAIGVVFGDIGTSPLYSLKESFIGHHRLAVDPDHIFGVLSLMFWTMTLIVTVKYVFVILRADNKGEGGSLALLALIGRQLKPGKLTAFTAVLGIVATALFYGDAIITPAVSVLSAVEGLTIVHPAFAEFVLPISVAILIGLFAIQSHGTAMVGKLFGPVMLVYFLVIALLGIRGIIEAPEILLAVNPWYALNFFLLDPMLAFLALGSVVLAVTGAEALYADMGHFGRRAIMVAWLWVAFPCLLLNYAGQSALLLRTPAMVENPFFLMAPDWARLPLVILATMATVIASQAVISGAFSVSQQAVQLGFLPRVRILHTSASAAGQIYVPIVNWALLVMVILLVLAFRTSSNLASAYGIAVTGTMFITACMLGVLTFAVWKWHPLAAGLLTGVFLIIDGAYFASNVTKIPDGGWFPLLVAAIAFTALTTWSTGRRILRERLAEDAMPFDLFLGSVCEKVRRVRGTAVFLASTADGIPPALLHNLKHNHILHERVVILTVITQGVPHVPDHKRREVEDLGHGFYRLIVNTGFMDETGIPAELAAETRAGGPFKAMETSYFLARQTLIASKRPGMAIWREKLFAWMVRNSESPMQFFRLPTNRVIELGSQLEI; translated from the coding sequence ATGCCGCTGGCCGTGGGTGCCATCGGCGTCGTCTTCGGCGACATCGGCACCTCGCCGCTCTATTCGCTCAAGGAAAGCTTCATCGGCCACCACCGGCTGGCGGTGGACCCTGATCATATCTTCGGCGTGCTCTCGCTGATGTTCTGGACGATGACGCTGATCGTCACGGTCAAGTATGTCTTCGTGATCCTGCGCGCCGACAACAAGGGCGAAGGCGGCAGCCTCGCGCTGCTCGCGCTGATCGGTCGCCAGCTCAAGCCGGGCAAGCTGACCGCGTTCACCGCCGTTCTGGGCATCGTGGCGACCGCGCTGTTCTATGGCGATGCGATCATCACGCCCGCCGTTTCGGTGCTCTCGGCGGTCGAGGGGCTCACCATCGTCCACCCGGCCTTTGCCGAATTCGTCCTGCCGATCTCGGTGGCGATCCTGATCGGCCTCTTCGCGATCCAGTCGCACGGGACGGCGATGGTGGGCAAGCTGTTCGGCCCGGTCATGCTGGTCTATTTCCTCGTGATCGCGCTGCTGGGCATCCGGGGCATCATCGAGGCGCCCGAGATCCTGCTCGCGGTCAACCCGTGGTATGCGCTCAACTTCTTCCTGCTCGATCCCATGCTGGCGTTCCTCGCGCTGGGCTCGGTGGTGCTGGCGGTGACGGGGGCCGAGGCGCTCTATGCCGACATGGGCCACTTCGGGCGCCGCGCGATCATGGTCGCCTGGCTGTGGGTGGCGTTCCCGTGCCTGCTGCTCAACTATGCCGGGCAATCGGCGCTGCTGCTGCGCACCCCGGCGATGGTCGAGAACCCGTTCTTCCTGATGGCGCCCGACTGGGCCCGCCTGCCGCTGGTGATTCTGGCCACGATGGCCACGGTGATCGCCAGCCAGGCGGTGATCTCGGGGGCGTTCTCGGTCTCGCAACAGGCGGTCCAACTCGGCTTCCTGCCGCGCGTGCGCATCCTTCATACGAGCGCGAGTGCCGCCGGACAGATCTATGTGCCGATCGTCAACTGGGCGCTGCTGGTCATGGTGATCCTGCTCGTGCTGGCCTTCCGCACGTCGAGCAACCTGGCCTCGGCCTATGGCATTGCCGTCACGGGCACGATGTTCATCACCGCCTGCATGCTCGGCGTGCTGACCTTCGCGGTGTGGAAGTGGCACCCGCTGGCCGCTGGCCTGCTGACGGGCGTGTTCCTGATCATCGACGGGGCCTATTTCGCCTCGAACGTGACCAAGATCCCCGATGGCGGCTGGTTCCCGCTGCTGGTCGCGGCCATCGCGTTCACCGCGCTCACCACGTGGTCGACCGGGCGGCGCATCCTGCGCGAGCGCCTCGCCGAAGACGCCATGCCGTTTGACCTGTTCCTCGGCTCGGTCTGCGAGAAGGTGCGCCGGGTCAGGGGCACGGCGGTGTTCCTCGCCTCGACCGCCGATGGCATTCCGCCTGCCCTGCTCCACAACCTCAAGCACAACCACATCCTGCACGAACGCGTGGTGATCCTGACCGTCATCACCCAGGGCGTGCCCCATGTCCCCGATCACAAGCGCCGCGAGGTCGAGGATCTGGGCCATGGCTTCTACCGCCTGATCGTCAACACCGGCTTCATGGACGAAACCGGCATCCCCGCCGAGCTGGCCGCCGAAACCCGCGCGGGCGGGCCGTTCAAGGCCATGGAAACCAGCTACTTCCTCGCCCGCCAGACGCTGATCGCGTCGAAGCGGCCGGGCATGGCGATCTGGCGCGAAAAGCTGTTCGCGTGGATGGTGCGCAATTCGGAAAGCCCGATGCAGTTCTTCCGCCTGCCCACCAACCGCGTGATCGAACTGGGCAGCCAGCTCGAAATCTAA
- a CDS encoding ATP-binding cassette domain-containing protein produces MSFEVDIVLERGTREIAVRFAAGAGITALVGPSGQGKTSTLDAVAGLLRPRAGRIVVGGVTLFDAAAGVNLAPEARCAGYVFQDLRLFPHLNVRDNLLFGARLAGEEAPGAARRLSLEEVAGFLDIAPLLARRPRTLSGGEAQRVAIGRALLRSPRFLLMDEPLTALDPARRDAVIEQIAAIRDRFGLPVLMVSHQQADVARLADQVVEI; encoded by the coding sequence ATGTCCTTTGAGGTCGACATCGTGCTCGAACGGGGCACGCGCGAGATTGCCGTGCGCTTTGCCGCCGGGGCGGGGATCACCGCGCTGGTCGGGCCTTCGGGGCAGGGCAAGACCAGCACGCTCGACGCGGTGGCCGGATTGCTGCGCCCGCGTGCCGGGCGGATCGTGGTGGGCGGGGTCACGCTGTTCGATGCGGCGGCGGGCGTGAACCTTGCGCCCGAGGCGCGCTGTGCGGGCTATGTCTTTCAGGACTTGCGGCTGTTTCCGCATCTGAACGTGCGCGACAACCTGCTGTTTGGCGCGCGGCTGGCTGGGGAAGAGGCTCCGGGCGCGGCGCGGCGGCTGAGCCTTGAGGAGGTGGCCGGGTTCCTCGACATCGCGCCCTTGCTGGCGCGCCGTCCGCGCACGCTTTCGGGCGGGGAGGCGCAGCGGGTGGCGATCGGGCGGGCGCTGTTGCGCAGCCCCCGCTTCCTGTTGATGGACGAGCCGCTGACCGCGCTCGATCCGGCGCGGCGTGATGCGGTGATCGAACAGATCGCGGCGATCCGCGACCGTTTCGGCCTGCCGGTGCTGATGGTTTCGCACCAGCAGGCCGATGTGGCGCGGCTGGCCGATCAGGTGGTCGAGATCTGA
- the modB gene encoding molybdate ABC transporter permease subunit, whose protein sequence is MLLSAGEWGVVALSAKVSAVAILGALPVAFALAWLLARGRFAGRVLLDGLVHLPLVLPPVVIGWMLLIAFGPTGIVGGWLERVAGVTLLFRWTGAALAAAVMALPLMVRAIRLSLEAVDPRLEQAARTLGAGRWTTFTRVTLPLCAPGVLAGVVLGFARSLGEFGATITFVSNIPGQTQTLPLAIYAALQVPGGDAAVWRLALVSVVLSLGALVVSEGLARWQGGGRAHVL, encoded by the coding sequence ATGCTGCTCTCTGCCGGGGAATGGGGCGTTGTCGCGCTTTCGGCCAAAGTGAGCGCGGTGGCGATCCTGGGGGCCTTGCCGGTGGCTTTCGCGCTGGCCTGGCTGCTGGCGCGCGGGCGGTTTGCCGGGCGGGTTCTGCTCGACGGGCTCGTGCATCTGCCGCTGGTGCTGCCGCCGGTGGTGATCGGCTGGATGCTGTTGATCGCCTTCGGGCCGACGGGGATCGTGGGTGGCTGGCTGGAGCGGGTGGCGGGCGTGACCCTGCTGTTCCGCTGGACCGGGGCGGCGCTGGCTGCTGCGGTCATGGCGCTGCCGCTGATGGTGCGGGCGATCCGCCTGTCGCTCGAAGCGGTCGATCCCCGGCTCGAACAGGCCGCGCGCACGCTGGGGGCCGGGCGCTGGACCACTTTCACGCGGGTGACTTTGCCGCTTTGCGCGCCCGGTGTTCTGGCCGGGGTCGTGCTCGGCTTTGCGCGCTCGCTGGGCGAATTTGGCGCGACGATCACCTTTGTCTCCAACATTCCGGGCCAGACGCAGACCCTGCCGCTGGCGATCTATGCCGCCTTGCAGGTGCCGGGCGGCGATGCGGCGGTCTGGCGGCTGGCGCTGGTCTCGGTGGTGCTGTCGCTGGGCGCGCTGGTGGTGTCCGAAGGGCTGGCGCGGTGGCAGGGCGGAGGGCGCGCGCATGTCCTTTGA
- the modA gene encoding molybdate ABC transporter substrate-binding protein encodes MIRVLVRLLAVVGLCAAGALPAAPAFAQDGPLVLAAASLQESMSAAADRWAAKGHPHPVLSFAASSALARQIEARAPADLFVSADEDWMDDVARAGLVAQGTRVSFLVNALVIAAPAGNRVKLYPAPGFPLLRALGTGRLAMADPDAVPAGRYGKAALTAMGVWAQVEPRVARAESVRGALALVARGAAPLGIVYATDARADPAVRIAGVFPVGSHAPITYPLARLTTSTNPDAEGFRRFLISAEGKAIFRRFGFVAH; translated from the coding sequence ATGATCCGTGTTCTGGTGCGTCTGCTGGCTGTCGTGGGGCTCTGTGCCGCAGGGGCGCTTCCTGCCGCGCCCGCTTTCGCGCAGGACGGGCCGCTCGTGCTGGCGGCGGCGAGCCTTCAGGAATCGATGAGCGCGGCGGCGGATCGCTGGGCGGCCAAGGGGCATCCGCATCCGGTGCTCTCGTTTGCCGCGTCCTCGGCGCTGGCCCGGCAGATCGAGGCGCGGGCGCCTGCCGACCTGTTCGTTTCGGCGGACGAGGACTGGATGGACGACGTGGCGCGTGCCGGGCTCGTGGCCCAGGGCACGCGGGTCTCGTTTCTGGTCAATGCGCTGGTGATCGCGGCCCCGGCGGGCAACCGGGTGAAGCTCTATCCGGCGCCCGGATTTCCGCTCTTGCGCGCGCTGGGAACAGGCAGGCTGGCCATGGCCGATCCCGATGCGGTGCCTGCCGGGCGCTATGGCAAGGCGGCGCTCACCGCGATGGGGGTCTGGGCACAGGTCGAGCCGCGCGTGGCGCGCGCCGAAAGCGTGCGCGGGGCGCTCGCGCTGGTGGCGCGCGGCGCCGCGCCGCTGGGCATCGTCTATGCGACCGATGCCCGCGCTGACCCTGCGGTGCGCATCGCCGGGGTCTTTCCCGTGGGCAGCCATGCGCCGATCACCTATCCGCTCGCGCGGCTGACCACCTCGACCAATCCGGACGCCGAAGGGTTCCGCCGGTTCCTGATCTCGGCCGAAGGCAAGGCGATCTTCCGCCGCTTCGGCTTCGTGGCGCACTGA